A window of the bacterium genome harbors these coding sequences:
- a CDS encoding phosphatase PAP2 family protein, whose amino-acid sequence MRQFKINFLMLLLVWIILAVIFGIYDLDISKQLVNQNSAWAKFLEDYGMIPGILVILSGIFIYYSFINQQTGIWPYFQKVVFFLVSNGLIFYLFDILLGQAVSDHLIIFLSIAFAINIIIFIVLHSKTEVQNVIAIKFAKVVVAVALFGYVICIQIVKYLWGRVRFRELDAAFSQFTPWYLPQGFTGFDSFPSGHAAMGWILLPLLILLVNKKSWIRYSVLFLILIWAVVLASSRVVIGAHYASDVLFGSFFIILTFLILNKNPKYQSSNNK is encoded by the coding sequence ATGAGACAATTTAAAATTAACTTTTTAATGCTTCTGCTGGTTTGGATAATACTTGCGGTAATTTTTGGAATTTATGATCTGGATATTTCAAAGCAGTTAGTAAATCAGAACTCAGCTTGGGCAAAATTTCTTGAAGATTACGGAATGATTCCCGGTATTCTTGTAATTCTCAGCGGAATATTTATTTACTATTCATTCATAAATCAGCAAACGGGCATCTGGCCATATTTCCAGAAGGTAGTTTTCTTTTTAGTAAGCAACGGATTGATATTTTATTTGTTTGATATTCTTCTCGGACAAGCAGTATCTGATCATTTAATAATTTTTTTAAGCATCGCCTTTGCGATAAATATTATCATCTTTATTGTTTTGCATTCGAAAACAGAAGTGCAGAATGTAATTGCAATCAAGTTTGCAAAAGTAGTTGTGGCTGTAGCTTTGTTTGGATATGTAATTTGTATTCAGATTGTGAAATATCTTTGGGGAAGAGTCCGTTTCAGAGAACTTGATGCTGCATTCTCACAATTCACTCCCTGGTATTTACCTCAAGGATTTACCGGATTTGATTCTTTCCCTTCAGGTCATGCAGCAATGGGATGGATACTTCTGCCATTGTTAATTCTTCTGGTAAATAAAAAATCTTGGATAAGATATTCGGTGCTATTTTTGATTTTAATATGGGCAGTTGTTTTAGCTTCCAGCAGAGTTGTAATTGGTGCACATTATGCTTCCGATGTTTTGTTCGGATCGTTCTTTATAATTTTGACATTCTTAATATTGAACAAAAATCCCAAATATCAATCATCAAATAACAAATAA
- a CDS encoding glycoside hydrolase yields the protein MKKIFVCLGVILFVITGCKSENDNQQEFDTQAFFNEFDKIKSAVDKNFINLEGNWRFSIGDDSVWASPDFEDNSWEKIKVPAMWEDQGFHGYNGYAWYRKTFEIPKELIGNNFVLNAGFIDDVDQTYINGKLIGMSGGFPPQYVTAYDAYREYYISKEILKAGKNTIAIRVYDAQLGGGIVRGGVGLSPINQNVGQVAYLDLDIDLRGTWKISIGDISDWKNPDYNDKDWEEIFVPAFWETQGFKDYNGFAWYRMKFTLPEKYANQKMVLMLGMIDDIDQTFVNGTLIGSTGDWSFDIVPTNFNQNYEWITIRGYYIPDNVLLPGKENTIAVRVYDGFMDGGIYKGPIGLVTQDKYREYWKSKRN from the coding sequence ATGAAAAAAATATTTGTTTGTCTTGGGGTAATATTATTTGTTATAACTGGCTGCAAGTCAGAAAATGATAATCAACAGGAGTTTGACACTCAAGCCTTTTTTAATGAGTTTGATAAAATCAAAAGTGCTGTTGATAAAAACTTTATTAATCTCGAAGGCAACTGGAGATTCTCAATTGGTGATGATTCAGTCTGGGCTTCACCGGATTTTGAAGACAACAGCTGGGAAAAAATAAAAGTGCCTGCTATGTGGGAAGACCAGGGTTTCCACGGGTACAACGGATATGCCTGGTACAGAAAAACGTTTGAAATCCCGAAAGAATTGATCGGAAATAATTTTGTATTAAATGCCGGATTCATTGATGATGTTGATCAAACTTATATTAATGGAAAACTAATTGGAATGTCTGGTGGATTTCCACCACAGTACGTTACAGCGTATGATGCATACCGTGAATATTATATCTCAAAAGAAATTTTAAAAGCAGGTAAGAACACAATCGCGATCCGTGTTTACGATGCTCAGCTTGGCGGTGGAATCGTCAGAGGGGGTGTTGGACTTTCACCAATCAATCAAAATGTAGGACAAGTTGCTTATCTTGATCTTGATATTGATCTGAGAGGAACATGGAAAATTAGTATTGGTGATATCAGCGATTGGAAAAATCCTGACTATAATGATAAAGATTGGGAAGAAATATTCGTCCCCGCATTCTGGGAAACTCAGGGATTTAAGGATTATAATGGATTTGCCTGGTACAGAATGAAGTTTACTTTGCCTGAAAAATATGCAAACCAAAAAATGGTTCTTATGCTTGGAATGATAGATGACATTGACCAAACTTTTGTCAACGGTACTCTCATTGGTTCAACCGGTGATTGGAGTTTTGACATTGTTCCGACAAACTTCAACCAGAATTATGAATGGATTACAATACGCGGATATTACATCCCCGATAATGTTTTACTTCCCGGAAAAGAAAATACGATAGCTGTTCGTGTTTACGATGGGTTTATGGATGGTGGAATCTATAAAGGTCCTATAGGGTTAGTGACACAAGATAAATATCGTGAGTACTGGAAGAGTAAAAGAAATTAA
- a CDS encoding HEAT repeat domain-containing protein: MLNEVKSRFAGRTSRYLTAVLLAASLMGSGFAQKNSIKDVTPNKHALENLAAGIHSENDGVRRSAIYLAGYYRITEAEGALIDQLKFEKNANTRILISLVLYELGSEEGLLEVKDLSLNDEDAKVRRMAAQIYNEYLVNDAASTAFVNE, encoded by the coding sequence ATGTTGAACGAAGTGAAATCCCGCTTTGCGGGAAGAACTAGCCGATACTTAACAGCGGTTCTTTTGGCAGCATCACTAATGGGAAGTGGATTTGCACAGAAGAATTCCATAAAGGACGTTACTCCAAACAAGCATGCCCTGGAAAACCTGGCTGCAGGAATACATTCCGAAAATGATGGTGTTAGAAGAAGCGCAATATATCTTGCTGGTTACTACCGGATAACTGAGGCAGAGGGTGCATTGATAGATCAGCTTAAGTTCGAAAAAAATGCAAACACAAGGATTCTAATATCTTTAGTTCTTTATGAATTAGGCAGTGAAGAAGGATTGCTCGAAGTGAAAGATCTTTCACTGAATGATGAAGATGCCAAAGTTAGAAGAATGGCTGCTCAGATCTATAATGAATATTTGGTAAATGATGCAGCAAGTACGGCTTTCGTTAATGAGTAG
- a CDS encoding T9SS type A sorting domain-containing protein, which produces MFRSTDQGTNWAQITNGLPTAYFNEVTSTLDNLVFLATSQGLYRSMDFGDNWERIDSGFSSTVINGVLNCSNGDVYAYLNWSIYRSTNNGLNWISLSGLPPYKVTHLTSDALNNLFLTLSEGTSSIFFGYRSTDQGLTWEQFGASCPVFFHFVKVSTDGSLYIQGQFGIYRSTNLGESWLQISSLTDSNCLSFFSNEILFAGSLTGVRKSTNAGVDWNVVGLPIDYPRILSLATNSTGIVFAGGKGNFPVISKTTNQGQEWLNITATFDGTIISALELDEEDNLFAGSYGGGIYYSTDFGATWVQRNNGLTDLHITALKLILNGEAFVGTDNGGIFYTTDYGLQWNPINEGLTVTRIEDIAIATSGNIYIGTTDGVFGSTNHGLNWTHLNNGWTQYRQVISIAVNSQEHIFAENSGYGIYRSTDFGSGWTQVSTEIWSPIMDIFINSIDTIFVAGANGVFRSTNNGEDWTLFNSGLAEFNGTNSFIIDNDGKLIAGTEDRGVCWTTDPTASVENVNNLSNSYSLFQNYPNPFNPFTTISYSIKERGLVQIKIYDLLGNEMLNLVNEEKSQGNYSVKFDGSILPSGVYFYSLRVNDFLSCKKMILLK; this is translated from the coding sequence ATGTTTAGATCAACAGACCAAGGAACTAATTGGGCTCAAATTACTAACGGATTACCTACTGCATATTTTAATGAAGTGACTTCTACTCTTGATAATTTAGTTTTTTTAGCAACTTCACAAGGTTTATATCGATCAATGGACTTTGGAGATAATTGGGAGAGAATTGATTCCGGATTTTCCAGTACAGTCATTAATGGAGTATTAAATTGTAGTAACGGTGATGTGTATGCCTATTTAAATTGGAGTATTTATCGTTCAACTAATAATGGTTTAAACTGGATAAGTCTCAGCGGGCTTCCGCCTTATAAAGTAACTCATCTTACAAGCGATGCATTAAACAATCTTTTTCTAACACTTAGTGAAGGTACATCTTCAATATTTTTTGGATATCGTTCTACAGATCAAGGCCTTACCTGGGAGCAATTTGGTGCAAGTTGTCCTGTATTCTTTCATTTCGTTAAAGTCTCTACAGACGGAAGTCTTTATATTCAAGGTCAGTTTGGCATATACAGATCAACTAATTTAGGAGAATCCTGGTTGCAGATAAGCTCACTTACTGACAGCAACTGTTTAAGTTTTTTTTCAAATGAAATATTATTTGCTGGTTCTTTGACCGGTGTCAGAAAATCTACAAATGCAGGTGTGGATTGGAATGTCGTTGGTCTTCCTATTGATTACCCCCGGATCTTATCACTTGCAACTAATTCTACCGGGATTGTTTTTGCCGGTGGGAAAGGAAATTTTCCTGTAATTTCTAAAACAACGAATCAAGGTCAAGAATGGTTGAATATTACCGCAACATTTGATGGAACAATAATAAGTGCATTAGAATTGGATGAGGAAGATAATCTTTTTGCTGGAAGCTATGGTGGAGGTATATATTACTCTACTGATTTTGGAGCAACATGGGTTCAAAGAAATAATGGACTGACTGATTTACACATTACAGCACTTAAATTAATTTTGAATGGTGAAGCATTTGTTGGAACTGATAATGGAGGAATTTTTTATACAACGGATTATGGTTTACAATGGAATCCAATAAATGAAGGATTAACAGTAACAAGAATCGAGGATATAGCAATTGCAACATCAGGTAACATTTATATTGGAACAACAGACGGAGTGTTTGGTTCTACCAATCATGGATTGAATTGGACACATTTAAATAATGGTTGGACTCAATATAGACAGGTAATTTCCATCGCTGTAAACTCACAGGAACATATATTTGCTGAAAATTCAGGGTATGGTATTTATCGTTCAACGGACTTCGGTAGTGGTTGGACTCAAGTATCAACTGAAATTTGGAGTCCAATTATGGACATTTTTATAAATTCAATAGACACAATTTTTGTTGCTGGTGCTAATGGAGTATTCAGGTCTACGAACAATGGAGAGGATTGGACACTCTTCAATTCAGGTCTCGCCGAATTTAATGGTACCAATAGTTTTATTATTGACAATGATGGGAAACTAATTGCTGGCACTGAAGATCGTGGTGTGTGCTGGACCACTGATCCTACCGCTTCGGTGGAAAATGTCAACAATCTGAGTAATAGTTATAGTTTATTTCAAAATTATCCTAATCCATTTAATCCTTTCACAACTATATCATACTCGATAAAGGAAAGAGGATTGGTTCAAATTAAAATTTATGACCTTCTGGGAAATGAAATGTTAAACCTTGTTAATGAGGAAAAATCGCAGGGTAATTATTCGGTAAAATTTGATGGAAGTATTCTACCAAGTGGAGTATATTTTTATTCATTAAGAGTCAATGACTTCTTGTCTTGTAAGAAAATGATTTTGCTTAAATAG
- a CDS encoding response regulator transcription factor, with the protein MVKILIVEDEPNMRMGLRDNLEFEGYEVSIAEDGEKGLKMIRENQYNLIILDVMMPKMSGFDVCKTIRKEGVQTPVILLTAKGEEIDKVLGLELGADDYVTKPFSLRELLARVKAVLRRGETSINTNVSEAVIGKLTVHFTGYQAYEEGIPVQMSHKEFEILHYLWKKRNQTISRDELLNNIWGYEENPATRTVDNFIVKLRNKIEKDPNHPQIILTVHGIGYKLVS; encoded by the coding sequence ATGGTCAAAATCTTAATCGTCGAAGACGAACCAAATATGCGGATGGGTTTGCGTGACAATCTCGAATTTGAAGGTTACGAAGTAAGCATTGCTGAAGATGGTGAAAAAGGTTTGAAGATGATCCGCGAAAACCAATACAATCTTATCATTCTCGATGTGATGATGCCCAAGATGTCAGGCTTTGATGTTTGCAAGACAATCCGCAAAGAAGGAGTGCAGACACCCGTGATTCTTCTCACTGCAAAAGGTGAAGAGATTGATAAAGTACTCGGACTTGAATTAGGCGCTGATGATTATGTTACAAAACCATTTAGTCTTCGCGAGCTTTTAGCAAGAGTAAAAGCGGTTTTACGAAGAGGTGAGACCTCAATCAATACAAATGTTTCGGAAGCTGTCATCGGAAAGCTTACTGTTCATTTTACTGGCTACCAGGCTTATGAGGAAGGAATCCCTGTTCAGATGTCACACAAAGAATTTGAGATACTTCACTATCTCTGGAAAAAAAGAAACCAGACAATCAGCAGAGATGAATTGCTCAACAACATTTGGGGATATGAAGAAAATCCTGCAACGCGTACAGTTGATAATTTCATTGTTAAGCTGCGTAACAAAATTGAAAAAGATCCCAATCACCCGCAAATAATTTTAACTGTTCACGGGATTGGGTATAAGTTGGTGAGTTGA
- a CDS encoding HAMP domain-containing histidine kinase — MNKTVKRIVIILIILILLPAVFLTVNEFLSLKQNEEVISKIYSNQLDAILYSVNQYSEDVVSDWASKIDEFHDKLNNLDDVKISSTIDSFYSQFPSLNLIFVADSVDSEIKLIVRQNNDSEFLNKLGEFKKSIKKNISENQPVVNRLLTYKEAGYRKLEPIKSDTTIDGSILLFIEETPEGLKRITGMVIDPKEFTYRILSPKLQEVAQQEFLISVFNREENYQFNSSKDFKIGEVQQSKSLWIFPDYQIGISLVGQTIEDLVQQRALTNILLVGLLTVVLIFGVWIVYRNIKKEVELAQIKEDFVSNVSHELRTPLSLISMFSETLEMDRIKTEEKKKEYYSIISQEANRLGKIVNSILNFSKMEAGKRQFNFVDSYLNDVAENVYRSYKFHLEQKGFTFNIIKDESIPIIKLDEEAVSEAIVNLVDNSVKYSDSIKEITIRTGMENNFAFVDVEDKGIGIPSKDQKKVFEKFFRVSSGNIHNVKGSGIGLSIVKHIVDAHHGKIELSSEVNKGSKFTLLLPLNKD, encoded by the coding sequence ATGAACAAGACCGTAAAAAGAATAGTTATCATACTCATTATTCTAATACTACTTCCTGCAGTCTTTCTTACGGTTAACGAATTTCTATCATTAAAGCAAAACGAAGAAGTAATCTCAAAAATTTACTCCAACCAGCTTGATGCAATTTTATATTCAGTTAACCAATATTCTGAAGATGTTGTGAGCGACTGGGCTAGTAAGATTGATGAATTTCATGATAAGCTTAATAATTTAGATGATGTGAAAATTTCTTCAACCATTGACAGTTTTTACAGCCAGTTTCCATCCTTAAATCTAATCTTTGTGGCTGATAGTGTGGATAGTGAAATAAAGCTGATCGTTAGACAAAATAATGACAGTGAGTTCTTGAATAAACTTGGTGAGTTTAAAAAATCAATTAAAAAAAATATATCTGAAAATCAACCAGTTGTAAACAGACTTTTAACTTATAAAGAAGCGGGATACAGAAAACTTGAGCCTATCAAATCTGATACAACTATTGATGGTTCGATTCTGTTATTTATAGAAGAAACTCCGGAAGGGTTAAAAAGGATAACCGGGATGGTGATTGATCCAAAGGAGTTTACATATCGCATACTTTCACCCAAATTACAGGAAGTTGCCCAACAGGAATTTTTAATTTCAGTTTTTAATCGTGAAGAAAATTATCAATTCAACTCATCGAAAGATTTTAAGATTGGTGAAGTACAGCAATCTAAATCACTTTGGATATTTCCTGACTATCAGATAGGAATTTCACTAGTTGGACAAACGATTGAAGATCTTGTTCAGCAGAGGGCACTCACAAACATTTTGCTTGTTGGTTTACTTACGGTCGTGCTAATTTTTGGCGTTTGGATCGTTTACAGGAATATTAAGAAAGAAGTTGAGCTGGCGCAAATAAAGGAAGATTTTGTCTCGAATGTCTCTCACGAACTCAGAACACCTCTTTCGCTGATAAGTATGTTTTCAGAAACTCTTGAAATGGACAGGATAAAAACAGAAGAGAAGAAGAAAGAGTACTATTCAATCATCAGCCAGGAAGCGAACAGGCTTGGAAAGATAGTTAATTCAATTCTTAACTTTTCAAAAATGGAAGCCGGAAAGAGACAATTCAATTTTGTGGACAGCTATTTAAACGATGTAGCAGAAAATGTTTACCGCTCGTACAAATTCCATCTGGAGCAGAAAGGATTTACATTTAATATTATTAAAGATGAATCAATCCCTATTATCAAACTTGATGAAGAAGCAGTTTCAGAAGCAATAGTTAATCTCGTTGACAATTCAGTTAAATATAGTGATAGTATAAAGGAAATTACTATTCGTACCGGAATGGAAAACAATTTTGCTTTTGTGGACGTTGAGGATAAAGGGATTGGAATTCCATCAAAAGATCAGAAAAAAGTGTTTGAAAAATTTTTCAGAGTGAGCTCTGGAAACATTCACAATGTAAAAGGATCTGGAATCGGTTTAAGCATTGTTAAGCATATTGTTGATGCGCATCATGGCAAAATTGAGTTAAGCAGTGAAGTGAATAAAGGAAGTAAGTTTACGTTGCTGTTACCGTTGAATAAGGATTAA
- a CDS encoding DUF2905 domain-containing protein, with translation MQRTLIIIGIVILLAGLLWPWLIKLPIGKLPGDIIIDKPNFKIYIPITTMIIFSLLLTLIFWLFRK, from the coding sequence ATGCAGAGAACTTTAATAATAATCGGAATTGTGATTTTGCTGGCAGGATTGCTCTGGCCCTGGCTGATAAAGTTGCCTATTGGTAAACTTCCGGGAGATATAATAATAGATAAACCGAATTTTAAGATCTACATTCCTATTACTACGATGATCATTTTCAGCTTGCTGCTGACATTGATATTCTGGTTATTCAGGAAATGA
- a CDS encoding aminotransferase class I/II-fold pyridoxal phosphate-dependent enzyme, whose protein sequence is MHHFDPSTEIQDYLVFGEYGDVNPSITDSSTYTFLSPERMKELFDHEVEGCFLYSRHWNPTNKYLADALARLEDSEAALVTGSGMAAIVCSMLQVCSTGDEIISSRTIYGGTYAFLKNLLPRFGINVKFVNTTDLEAVKKTITTKTKIIYCESVSNPLLEIADIPKLSEIANLHNIKLMVDNTFSPVFISPIHLGAHIVIHSLTKFINGTSDCVAGCVCSSREFINQMMDINSGTAMLLGPVLDSHRAASILKNLHSLHIRIEKHSKNAIYLAENFEKLGLKVYYPGLPSHNGHKLLRKLMNEGFGFGGMLALDARDEKTADAFMKKMQDEKVGYLAVSLGYFKTLFSSPGHSTSSEIPKEEQEKMGLSEGLVRISIGLDNNIHKTFERIKKCMVDVGLLKT, encoded by the coding sequence ATGCACCACTTCGATCCTTCCACCGAAATTCAGGATTATCTTGTATTTGGCGAATACGGAGATGTAAATCCTTCAATAACTGATTCATCAACTTATACTTTTTTAAGTCCCGAGAGAATGAAAGAACTTTTCGATCACGAAGTTGAAGGTTGTTTTCTTTATTCACGTCACTGGAATCCAACAAATAAATATCTGGCAGATGCGCTCGCCCGGCTTGAAGACAGTGAAGCAGCACTTGTAACCGGCTCAGGAATGGCGGCTATAGTTTGTTCAATGTTACAGGTTTGCAGCACTGGCGATGAAATTATATCGAGCAGGACGATTTACGGCGGGACTTATGCCTTTCTGAAGAATCTTTTACCAAGATTTGGTATAAATGTTAAGTTTGTGAACACTACTGATCTTGAAGCAGTAAAAAAAACTATTACTACCAAAACAAAAATCATTTACTGCGAATCAGTTAGCAATCCTCTGCTTGAGATTGCGGACATTCCAAAGCTTAGCGAAATTGCAAATCTTCACAATATTAAATTGATGGTCGATAACACATTCAGCCCAGTATTTATAAGCCCGATACATCTTGGTGCACACATAGTTATACACAGCCTCACAAAATTTATAAATGGTACGAGCGATTGCGTTGCCGGATGTGTTTGTAGCAGCAGAGAATTCATCAATCAGATGATGGATATTAATTCGGGCACGGCAATGTTACTCGGTCCTGTACTGGATAGTCACAGAGCTGCAAGCATCCTGAAAAATTTACATTCGCTTCACATCAGGATAGAGAAGCACAGTAAGAATGCAATTTATCTTGCTGAAAATTTTGAGAAGCTTGGATTGAAAGTTTACTATCCGGGCCTTCCTTCGCACAACGGACATAAACTATTAAGAAAACTGATGAACGAAGGATTCGGATTTGGTGGTATGCTCGCACTTGATGCGCGTGATGAAAAAACTGCCGATGCATTTATGAAAAAAATGCAGGATGAAAAAGTCGGTTACCTTGCAGTGAGTCTTGGTTACTTCAAGACTTTATTTAGTTCGCCCGGACACAGCACGTCATCTGAGATTCCGAAAGAAGAGCAGGAGAAAATGGGATTGAGTGAAGGACTTGTCAGAATTTCAATTGGACTGGATAATAATATTCACAAAACTTTTGAACGGATTAAAAAATGTATGGTGGATGTTGGATTGTTGAAGACGTAG
- a CDS encoding GIY-YIG nuclease family protein: MKYFVYILKSMNDEKTYIGMTNDIERRLKEHNSGKNIYTKKYTPWEVIYKEVVADRASARKREKYFKSAAGRRKLKILLNN; the protein is encoded by the coding sequence TTGAAATATTTTGTTTACATATTGAAAAGTATGAATGATGAAAAAACCTATATAGGAATGACGAATGATATTGAACGAAGATTAAAGGAACATAACTCGGGTAAAAATATTTATACGAAAAAATATACACCTTGGGAAGTAATTTATAAAGAGGTAGTTGCTGATAGGGCTAGTGCACGAAAAAGGGAAAAATACTTTAAGTCAGCAGCTGGTAGAAGAAAATTAAAAATATTATTGAATAATTAA